In Ilumatobacter fluminis, the following proteins share a genomic window:
- a CDS encoding PKD domain-containing protein: MNDHGGKAGDGDATRGAVAWSVITAVVAVAVSAVALWAPAPVEAARYAPTGPPPQCVIVDDVEGLGCVDAPLSAKVSGKYAAGQSFTTTTAPAGVPPCFDTNQYGCHINIYTPSVGRCVYLANNDPTDVRPCEPLSSEGSVLPTRTGNCSGGLGDVWSRGGPSLETYWISRAPQVADCVYEVPDARPIDNLLGPTFVLVTTSARECVYTPRRCTWNYNIDGVPANTYRTVAESVWLPVQGTLAPHAAFDATETSTPGYVSFTNRSQEWDDGQTTWEWDFGDGETSTLRNPSHLYEEAYTYTVTLTMHNTEHPDRSVTDTVEITVPELTVAVYNPGADFGPEGTGNRFSIGDEFTARVTVGTNRDLPTVGPVGDIVNFPSQVELVDTMPVVSAFALGANATRSYDVTLRAIAPGNVTLRSTWGATDAFNRTLGPVEGTMGAAVSGLQVEITTDPETFVIGEDNDGDGEVTDADADVEVTVTVTNVSGGPITGITYDELDLASNVPGEPAVALELRTEPERGFVDLGTTPETDSDELTWVFRATDPVDANAHILVTGMADAVETRAYGEADIRSFTEKLIEATITQDAQSLRSGQVVRYTGTFTNVTDETMEDPTTVSFGVAHVLSGAFGGDDNNAGNGHFALPGSSTPTGMTMFELEPGASIELESIVQTLESTGPSGFTVKYQVFPYVPDEDDPTEYVPADPENTEIVDTGGSSDTFTVKLTPVAEDAVVEAANWISCYEDLIGDLIGDIAYIGCKLGRGIETFGRGLGQIAYLGFQGQQGIGQAKAWMARTAYEFLIGDEAARQIIVDEIVAELTELKRLGHAALQNVTVDQMVILVGDMVYKSIDRMYTVFATGNLTLISGEVAEVVGENLDMAIEALVAARTTAKTLSALGGNVGLLSGAIEEGIRTRNRQAISDALEVIRTKGAAALPESRVLPAGVDVTDVSEIRHAYGVGRDDVNAVMDIAEDNGVEIVFRSRAPLSTELIKAKKALPKPQGVKTKGVNELDVKYLGYRDVDEALVVVAEPPLPYHPEGALRDAEIARYLDSISAFQAVPDGPGKSDLRAALTERLQTRLKEWEDFAVRTGKDNQRAIWENDGIKVDFDPAFNGLDREFIPEAPNVNAKLEPIDYPDGRRAWKVKMEHPEGLTGPDGSTFWDITGDIDFLAILTPDGRVLGDVADPAQRAQELAQRAKIYQQLRDRVGMQHGESFTIVNPKHRTKYVGQGTNSEGGETLIGATHNRRLMTTYFDDNLSTLEGGPNARLIDGVQRSFFQGLFTETASPYRALNLVTLAELNALYNAWDNVTRVFSASVLARLVQLLSDGDITPSFGRDHGVMVQPSVTGGLEQYVPGEGAPLPPEGSRSMGAVTEAIVEPPARSSGADTPADPILAALVAAGFVVPVGAQGGEWVDVDPLDYVDGGRLTLAPMTYLAEDVDAGTSEVPVLDLAAMEMPPGSEFFEPGDRVVVDPGGFEEEYATVASVSPFRLTEALGRSHEIGTMVLLLTATTGPNPDPANGPGPDPDPDPDPDPDPEPSAFVPLVPARLLETRSGSGDATVDHRFEGQGRVGADGVVELVVAGRGGVPVDAEAVMLNVTVVGPSGAGHATVYPCGVSRPLASNLNYLAGVAVPNAVLAKVGVGGKVCVHTHAETHLVVDVNGYVPAGGSFESVVPARLLETRSGSGDATVDHRFEGQGRVGADGVVELVVAGRGGVPVDAEAVMLNVTVVGPSGVGHATVYPCGVSRPLASNLNYLAGVAVPNAVLAKVGVGGKVCVHTHAETHLVVDVNGYVPAGGSFESVVPARLLETRSGSGDATVDHRFEGQGRVGADGVVELVVAGRGGVPVDAEAVMLNVTVVGPSGVGHATVYPCGVSRPLASNLNYLAGVAVPNAVLAKVGVGGKVCVHTHAETHLIVDVNGYVPAGGS; this comes from the coding sequence GTGAACGATCACGGTGGGAAGGCAGGAGACGGCGACGCGACGCGGGGAGCGGTGGCGTGGTCGGTGATCACGGCAGTCGTGGCCGTCGCCGTGAGCGCCGTCGCGCTCTGGGCTCCGGCGCCGGTGGAAGCCGCGCGTTACGCCCCGACCGGGCCTCCGCCCCAGTGCGTGATCGTCGACGACGTCGAAGGCCTCGGGTGCGTGGACGCGCCGCTCAGTGCCAAGGTCAGTGGGAAATACGCGGCGGGTCAGTCGTTCACGACGACGACCGCCCCGGCGGGTGTTCCGCCATGCTTCGACACCAACCAGTACGGGTGCCACATCAACATCTACACGCCGTCGGTCGGTCGGTGCGTCTACCTCGCGAACAACGACCCGACCGACGTCAGGCCGTGCGAGCCGCTCAGCTCCGAGGGGTCGGTGCTCCCGACTCGGACCGGGAACTGCTCGGGCGGTCTGGGCGATGTCTGGTCCCGTGGAGGCCCGTCCCTGGAGACGTACTGGATCTCGCGTGCACCGCAGGTTGCGGACTGTGTGTACGAGGTGCCGGACGCCAGACCGATCGACAACCTGCTCGGGCCGACCTTCGTGCTGGTCACCACGTCGGCCCGCGAGTGCGTCTACACACCCCGCCGCTGCACATGGAACTACAACATCGACGGCGTCCCGGCCAACACGTACCGCACCGTCGCCGAGTCGGTCTGGCTGCCGGTGCAGGGCACCCTCGCGCCCCACGCTGCATTCGACGCGACCGAGACGTCGACGCCGGGCTACGTCTCGTTCACCAACCGATCGCAGGAGTGGGACGACGGTCAGACCACCTGGGAGTGGGACTTCGGCGACGGCGAGACGTCGACGCTGCGCAACCCCTCCCACCTCTACGAGGAGGCCTACACCTACACGGTGACACTGACGATGCACAACACCGAGCACCCGGACCGCTCGGTGACCGACACCGTCGAGATCACCGTCCCCGAGTTGACCGTGGCCGTGTACAACCCGGGCGCCGACTTCGGGCCGGAAGGAACCGGCAACCGGTTCTCGATCGGCGACGAGTTCACCGCACGGGTGACGGTCGGCACGAACCGCGACCTGCCGACGGTCGGTCCGGTGGGCGACATCGTGAACTTCCCGTCGCAGGTCGAGTTGGTCGACACCATGCCGGTCGTGTCGGCGTTCGCGCTCGGCGCCAACGCCACACGGTCGTACGACGTCACCCTGCGCGCGATCGCGCCGGGCAACGTCACGTTGCGTTCGACGTGGGGCGCCACCGACGCGTTCAACCGCACACTCGGGCCGGTCGAGGGCACGATGGGCGCCGCCGTCTCGGGTCTCCAGGTCGAGATCACCACCGATCCCGAGACGTTCGTGATCGGTGAGGACAACGACGGCGACGGTGAGGTCACCGACGCCGACGCCGACGTCGAGGTGACCGTCACGGTGACGAACGTGTCGGGCGGTCCGATCACCGGGATCACCTACGACGAACTCGACCTCGCGTCGAACGTCCCGGGCGAGCCGGCCGTCGCGCTCGAACTCCGCACCGAGCCCGAGCGCGGCTTCGTTGACCTCGGCACGACCCCCGAGACCGACTCCGACGAACTGACGTGGGTCTTCCGGGCGACCGATCCGGTCGACGCCAACGCGCACATCCTGGTGACGGGCATGGCCGACGCCGTCGAGACACGGGCATACGGCGAGGCCGATATCCGGTCGTTCACCGAGAAGCTGATCGAGGCGACGATCACCCAGGATGCCCAGTCGCTGCGGTCGGGCCAGGTCGTCCGCTACACCGGCACCTTCACCAACGTCACCGACGAGACGATGGAGGATCCCACCACGGTGTCGTTCGGCGTCGCCCACGTGCTCAGTGGCGCCTTCGGCGGAGACGACAACAACGCCGGAAACGGACACTTCGCGCTGCCGGGCTCGTCGACCCCGACGGGCATGACGATGTTCGAGCTCGAACCCGGTGCGTCGATCGAACTCGAGTCGATCGTCCAGACGCTCGAGTCGACCGGACCGTCGGGATTCACCGTCAAGTACCAGGTCTTCCCGTACGTACCCGATGAGGACGACCCGACCGAGTACGTGCCGGCGGACCCTGAGAACACCGAGATCGTCGACACCGGCGGGTCATCCGACACGTTCACGGTCAAGCTCACGCCGGTTGCCGAGGATGCTGTGGTGGAGGCGGCCAACTGGATCAGCTGCTACGAGGACCTGATCGGCGACCTGATCGGCGACATCGCCTACATCGGTTGCAAGCTCGGTCGCGGGATCGAGACGTTCGGTCGTGGTCTGGGGCAGATCGCCTATCTCGGCTTCCAGGGTCAGCAGGGCATCGGCCAGGCCAAGGCGTGGATGGCCCGGACGGCGTACGAGTTCCTGATCGGCGACGAAGCAGCCCGCCAGATCATCGTCGACGAGATCGTCGCCGAACTGACCGAGCTGAAGCGGCTCGGTCACGCCGCACTCCAGAACGTGACGGTCGACCAGATGGTGATCCTGGTCGGCGACATGGTGTACAAGTCGATCGATCGGATGTACACGGTGTTCGCCACCGGCAACCTCACGCTGATCAGCGGCGAGGTCGCGGAGGTCGTCGGCGAGAACCTCGACATGGCGATCGAAGCGCTCGTCGCCGCTCGCACCACCGCGAAGACCCTGTCGGCGCTCGGCGGCAACGTCGGTCTGCTGAGCGGGGCGATCGAGGAGGGCATCCGTACCAGGAACCGACAGGCGATCAGCGACGCGCTCGAGGTCATCCGGACGAAGGGAGCGGCCGCACTCCCCGAGTCGCGGGTGCTGCCCGCAGGCGTCGACGTCACCGATGTATCCGAGATCAGGCACGCGTACGGAGTCGGCCGCGACGACGTGAACGCGGTGATGGACATCGCCGAGGACAACGGCGTCGAGATCGTGTTCCGCTCACGGGCGCCGCTCTCGACCGAGCTGATCAAGGCCAAGAAGGCGCTCCCGAAGCCGCAGGGCGTGAAGACCAAGGGGGTCAACGAGCTCGACGTGAAGTATCTCGGATACCGCGACGTCGACGAGGCGCTCGTCGTCGTCGCCGAGCCGCCCCTCCCGTACCACCCGGAAGGCGCACTGCGCGATGCGGAGATCGCGAGATACCTCGACAGCATCTCGGCGTTCCAGGCCGTTCCCGACGGGCCCGGCAAGAGCGACCTCCGAGCAGCGCTCACCGAGCGTCTGCAGACCCGACTGAAGGAGTGGGAGGACTTCGCCGTCCGAACGGGCAAGGACAACCAGCGGGCGATCTGGGAGAACGACGGCATCAAGGTCGACTTCGACCCGGCGTTCAACGGTCTCGACCGGGAGTTCATCCCCGAGGCCCCCAACGTGAATGCGAAGCTCGAACCGATCGACTATCCCGACGGGCGCCGCGCCTGGAAGGTCAAGATGGAGCATCCCGAGGGGCTGACCGGTCCCGACGGGTCGACGTTCTGGGACATCACCGGCGACATCGACTTCCTCGCCATCCTGACGCCCGACGGACGCGTCCTCGGCGATGTCGCCGACCCGGCTCAGCGGGCCCAGGAGCTGGCGCAGCGCGCCAAGATCTACCAGCAGCTCCGCGACCGGGTCGGGATGCAACACGGCGAGTCGTTCACGATCGTCAACCCGAAGCACCGCACCAAGTACGTCGGCCAGGGCACCAACAGCGAGGGCGGCGAGACGCTGATCGGCGCGACCCACAACCGGCGCCTGATGACGACCTACTTCGACGACAACCTGTCGACCCTCGAAGGGGGCCCGAACGCCCGGTTGATCGACGGCGTGCAGCGTTCGTTCTTCCAAGGGCTGTTCACCGAGACGGCGAGCCCGTACCGGGCGCTCAACCTCGTCACACTGGCCGAGCTGAACGCGCTCTACAACGCGTGGGACAACGTGACCCGCGTGTTCAGCGCCTCGGTGCTGGCGCGCCTCGTCCAGTTGCTGAGCGACGGCGACATCACGCCCAGCTTCGGACGTGATCACGGCGTCATGGTGCAACCTTCGGTGACCGGAGGACTCGAGCAGTACGTACCCGGCGAAGGTGCGCCGTTGCCGCCCGAGGGATCGCGCTCGATGGGTGCCGTCACCGAGGCGATCGTCGAGCCCCCCGCCCGGTCGAGTGGGGCGGACACACCCGCCGACCCGATCCTCGCAGCGCTGGTGGCCGCAGGGTTCGTCGTCCCCGTCGGCGCGCAGGGCGGCGAGTGGGTGGACGTCGACCCACTCGACTACGTCGACGGTGGGCGTCTCACCCTGGCCCCGATGACCTATCTCGCCGAGGACGTCGACGCCGGGACCAGCGAGGTGCCGGTGCTCGACCTGGCCGCCATGGAGATGCCGCCCGGCAGCGAGTTCTTCGAACCCGGAGACCGGGTCGTGGTCGACCCCGGTGGGTTCGAGGAGGAGTACGCGACCGTTGCTTCGGTGAGCCCGTTCCGGTTGACCGAGGCACTCGGACGAAGCCACGAGATCGGCACGATGGTGCTCCTGCTCACCGCGACGACCGGCCCGAATCCCGACCCGGCGAACGGTCCCGGCCCGGACCCCGACCCGGATCCGGACCCGGACCCCGACCCGGAGCCGTCGGCGTTCGTCCCACTGGTGCCGGCGCGGTTGTTGGAGACGCGGTCGGGTTCGGGTGATGCGACGGTCGATCATCGGTTCGAGGGGCAGGGTCGGGTCGGTGCCGATGGTGTCGTGGAGTTGGTGGTGGCGGGTCGTGGTGGTGTGCCGGTCGATGCCGAGGCGGTGATGTTGAACGTGACGGTGGTGGGGCCGAGTGGTGCGGGGCATGCGACGGTGTATCCGTGTGGGGTGTCGCGTCCGTTGGCGTCGAACCTGAACTATCTGGCGGGTGTCGCGGTGCCGAATGCGGTGCTCGCGAAGGTCGGTGTGGGTGGGAAGGTGTGTGTGCACACGCACGCGGAGACGCATCTGGTCGTCGACGTGAACGGGTACGTCCCCGCCGGCGGATCGTTCGAGTCGGTGGTGCCGGCGCGGTTGTTGGAGACGCGGTCGGGTTCGGGTGATGCGACGGTCGATCATCGGTTCGAGGGGCAGGGTCGGGTCGGTGCCGATGGTGTCGTGGAGTTGGTGGTGGCGGGTCGTGGTGGTGTGCCGGTCGATGCCGAGGCGGTGATGTTGAACGTGACGGTGGTGGGGCCGAGTGGTGTGGGGCATGCGACGGTGTATCCGTGTGGGGTGTCGCGTCCGTTGGCGTCGAACCTGAACTATCTGGCGGGTGTCGCGGTGCCGAATGCGGTGCTCGCGAAGGTCGGTGTGGGTGGGAAGGTGTGTGTGCACACGCACGCGGAGACGCATCTGGTCGTCGACGTGAACGGGTACGTCCCCGCCGGCGGATCGTTCGAGTCGGTGGTGCCGGCGCGGTTGTTGGAGACGCGGTCGGGTTCGGGTGATGCGACGGTCGATCATCGGTTCGAGGGGCAGGGTCGGGTCGGTGCCGATGGTGTCGTGGAGTTGGTGGTGGCGGGTCGTGGTGGTGTGCCGGTCGATGCCGAGGCGGTGATGTTGAACGTGACGGTGGTGGGGCCGAGTGGTGTGGGGCATGCGACGGTGTATCCGTGTGGGGTGTCGCGTCCGTTGGCGTCGAACCTGAACTATCTGGCGGGTGTCGCGGTGCCGAATGCGGTGCTCGCGAAGGTCGGTGTGGGTGGGAAGGTGTGTGTGCACACGCACGCGGAGACGCATCTGATCGTCGACGTGAACGGGTACGTCCCCGCCGGCGGATCGTGA
- a CDS encoding valine--tRNA ligase, translating to MSESLPELPKAYVPADAEPAVKQKWAESDVFHAEPVADDVPTYSIVIPPPNVTAALHLGHALNNTLQDVLIRYHRMRGFETLWMPGTDHAGIATQTVVEKRLLAEGVKRLDMGRHAFVARTQEWKDEYERVILDQLAEMGASTDTERTRFTMDEMCATAVQHAFYELFGDGLIYRGKRLVNWDPVTRTALSDDEVEAEDVDGHMWYLRYPLADGSGHVTVATTRPETMLGDTAVAVNPRDPRADELVGKTLILPIVGREIPIVADDYVVMADPDSSDSKAQYASGFLKVTPAHDPNDWEIGLRHDLPVINVMGPDASISDQYGWDDVSDEARPFLGLSREDAREAIVTWFRAHDLLAEVREYSHSVGHSYRSHVPIEPWLSDQWYVAVTDDRLRGSAIRAQVADQVPTMPDGVAERTDGQGDGELRFYPDRYAKSYLQWHENIRDWCISRQLWWGHQIPVWLKTESLDTAPDHVREAVDGRDVDEAVLIDSNWTKAGARHLVRKVTDTDVEEAVCVPPAATLRRLDREDHLVSATELVADLERAGYERDPDVLDTWFSSGLWPLSTMGWPWPEDYPETIGLLDSFNPTSVLSTAREIITLWVSRMVMFNRYFLDGRLPFDDVFIHAMVQDGHGQKMSKSLGNGVDPRDIIHSHGADAMRFALVQMTTDTQDVRMPVDMIDPYSGQTFEPEYITTSAGHRVAAPTQTSPSDPAKQMVSAYGVAAGLVAPTDEMPLARNTSSKFDLGRNFANKLWNATRFALKRIDPSTALDAPVDITTRPFADRWIIARLAQTVARLDRSVDQYQFNAFADTLYGFVWNDVCDRYLEMVKPTIDDDAEQQAVLGNVLDAVLRLMHPVMPFVTEALWPNVSAARIGDITGLDLPSSDLLAAAAWPVAADTLIDDELVSRFGRADDLIGRIRAIRGSQNVAPKKQIDIHAPAVVRELIASVDGVVEVLAGIATVHDGEGERPKVVSPIAFEGCEVLLSGLVDDVDLDAERARLQKVIDGKTKQIAGFNGRLSNEGFLANAKPEVVADTRALLAAAEADLAAAETALANLG from the coding sequence ATGAGTGAGTCACTTCCCGAGCTGCCGAAGGCCTACGTTCCTGCCGACGCCGAACCCGCCGTCAAGCAGAAGTGGGCCGAGTCCGACGTCTTCCACGCCGAACCGGTCGCCGACGACGTACCCACCTACTCGATCGTCATCCCGCCGCCGAACGTGACGGCGGCGCTGCATCTCGGGCATGCGCTCAACAACACGCTCCAGGACGTCCTGATCCGCTACCACCGGATGCGCGGCTTCGAGACGCTCTGGATGCCGGGCACCGACCATGCCGGCATCGCGACCCAGACCGTCGTCGAGAAGCGACTCCTCGCCGAGGGCGTGAAGCGTCTCGACATGGGCCGGCACGCGTTCGTGGCGCGCACCCAGGAATGGAAGGACGAGTACGAGCGCGTCATCCTCGACCAGCTCGCCGAGATGGGCGCCTCGACCGACACCGAACGCACCCGCTTCACCATGGACGAGATGTGCGCCACGGCGGTGCAGCACGCGTTCTACGAGCTGTTCGGCGACGGCCTCATCTACCGCGGCAAGCGGTTGGTGAACTGGGACCCGGTCACGCGTACCGCCCTGTCCGACGACGAGGTCGAAGCCGAAGACGTCGACGGACACATGTGGTACCTCCGCTACCCGCTCGCCGACGGCTCGGGCCATGTCACCGTTGCCACGACGCGGCCCGAGACGATGCTCGGCGACACCGCCGTCGCCGTGAACCCGCGCGACCCGCGCGCCGACGAGTTGGTGGGCAAGACCCTGATCCTGCCGATCGTCGGCCGCGAGATCCCGATCGTCGCCGACGACTACGTCGTCATGGCCGACCCCGACTCGAGCGACTCGAAGGCCCAGTACGCCTCCGGTTTCTTGAAGGTGACGCCGGCCCACGACCCGAACGACTGGGAGATCGGCCTGCGCCACGACCTGCCGGTCATCAACGTGATGGGTCCCGACGCGTCGATCTCCGACCAATACGGGTGGGACGACGTCTCCGACGAGGCGCGCCCGTTCCTCGGCCTGTCGCGCGAGGACGCTCGCGAGGCGATCGTCACCTGGTTCCGCGCCCACGACCTGCTCGCGGAGGTCCGCGAGTACTCGCACTCGGTCGGCCACTCGTACCGCAGCCACGTGCCGATCGAACCGTGGCTCTCCGATCAGTGGTACGTCGCCGTCACCGACGACCGCCTCCGTGGCTCGGCCATCCGGGCACAGGTCGCCGATCAGGTGCCCACGATGCCCGACGGCGTCGCCGAACGAACCGACGGCCAGGGCGACGGCGAGCTGCGCTTCTACCCCGACCGCTACGCGAAGTCGTACCTCCAGTGGCACGAGAACATCCGCGACTGGTGCATCAGCCGCCAGCTGTGGTGGGGTCACCAGATCCCGGTGTGGCTCAAGACCGAGTCGCTCGACACGGCGCCCGACCACGTCCGCGAGGCCGTCGACGGCCGTGACGTCGACGAGGCCGTCCTGATCGACAGCAACTGGACCAAGGCGGGGGCGCGCCACCTCGTCCGCAAGGTCACCGACACCGACGTCGAGGAGGCGGTCTGCGTGCCGCCCGCCGCGACCCTGCGCCGTCTCGACCGCGAGGATCACCTGGTGTCGGCGACCGAACTCGTCGCCGACCTCGAACGTGCCGGGTACGAACGCGACCCCGACGTGCTCGACACGTGGTTCTCGTCCGGCCTGTGGCCGCTGTCGACGATGGGCTGGCCGTGGCCCGAGGACTACCCGGAGACGATCGGCCTGCTCGATTCGTTCAACCCGACCTCGGTGCTGTCGACCGCTCGCGAGATCATCACCCTCTGGGTCAGCCGGATGGTCATGTTCAACCGCTACTTCCTCGACGGCCGGCTGCCGTTCGACGACGTCTTCATCCACGCCATGGTCCAGGACGGTCACGGCCAGAAGATGTCGAAGAGCCTCGGCAACGGCGTCGACCCTCGCGACATCATCCACAGTCACGGCGCCGACGCGATGCGCTTCGCACTCGTCCAGATGACGACCGACACCCAAGACGTCCGGATGCCCGTCGACATGATCGACCCCTACTCCGGCCAGACGTTCGAGCCCGAGTACATCACCACGTCGGCGGGCCACCGTGTCGCCGCACCGACACAGACGTCGCCGAGCGACCCGGCCAAGCAGATGGTGTCCGCGTACGGCGTCGCCGCCGGCCTGGTGGCTCCGACCGACGAGATGCCGCTCGCCCGCAACACGTCGTCGAAGTTCGACCTCGGCCGCAACTTTGCGAACAAGCTCTGGAACGCCACCCGATTCGCGCTCAAGCGGATCGATCCGTCGACCGCACTCGACGCCCCGGTCGACATCACGACGCGACCGTTCGCCGACCGTTGGATCATCGCCCGCCTCGCCCAGACGGTGGCGCGTCTCGACCGTTCGGTCGATCAGTACCAGTTCAACGCGTTCGCCGACACCCTGTACGGCTTCGTGTGGAACGACGTGTGCGACCGCTACCTCGAGATGGTCAAACCCACGATCGACGACGACGCCGAGCAGCAAGCGGTGCTCGGCAACGTGCTCGACGCCGTTCTGCGACTCATGCACCCGGTGATGCCGTTCGTCACCGAGGCCCTCTGGCCCAACGTGTCGGCCGCCCGGATCGGCGACATCACCGGGCTCGATCTGCCATCGTCCGATCTGCTCGCCGCTGCGGCGTGGCCGGTCGCCGCCGACACGCTGATCGACGACGAACTCGTCAGCCGATTCGGCCGGGCCGACGACCTCATCGGTCGTATCCGGGCGATCCGGGGCAGTCAGAACGTCGCGCCCAAGAAGCAGATCGACATCCATGCGCCCGCCGTGGTGCGAGAGCTGATCGCATCGGTCGACGGAGTCGTCGAGGTCCTCGCCGGGATCGCGACGGTGCACGACGGCGAGGGCGAGCGCCCGAAGGTCGTCAGCCCGATCGCGTTCGAGGGGTGCGAGGTGCTCCTGTCCGGGCTGGTCGACGACGTCGACCTCGATGCCGAACGGGCCCGCCTCCAGAAGGTGATCGACGGCAAGACCAAGCAGATCGCCGGGTTCAACGGCCGACTCTCCAACGAGGGCTTTCTCGCCAACGCGAAGCCCGAGGTCGTCGCCGATACGAGGGCCCTGTTGGCGGCCGCCGAGGCCGACCTGGCCGCTGCGGAGACGGCGCTCGCCAACCTCGGCTGA
- a CDS encoding L,D-transpeptidase: MTAAGASADSTPDPECAPVESSTTAPETSVTTAPETSAPEATVADESTTTTTDADDCAPTSVVESTAPTTSSPAATSTSTSTTSTTSTTSTTTTEAPGLGETEPAPSTQPPALVADMPNPIGAAPQRGTDRQVAETLPPPITTTTTTLPPEWSLPKNSGEGRRVVYRKSWPMRVWTVESTGAVSKTHLVSGRATWNQPLPGTYSVFSRSGYTCNIKNPNLCWRYMVRFTKGPGGDNIGFHEIPTDLRTGYKVQSESQLGLALSGGCVRQRTSDALYMWNWAPVGTKVVVLP, from the coding sequence GTGACAGCTGCAGGCGCGAGCGCCGACAGCACCCCCGATCCCGAGTGCGCGCCCGTCGAGTCGTCGACGACGGCTCCCGAGACATCGGTGACGACGGCACCGGAAACGTCGGCTCCCGAGGCGACGGTCGCCGACGAGTCGACCACGACGACCACCGACGCTGATGACTGTGCCCCGACGTCAGTGGTCGAGTCGACGGCGCCGACGACCTCGTCGCCGGCCGCGACCTCGACGAGCACCAGCACCACGAGCACGACCAGCACCACGAGCACCACCACGACCGAGGCTCCCGGTCTGGGCGAGACCGAACCGGCCCCGTCGACGCAGCCGCCGGCGCTCGTCGCCGACATGCCGAACCCGATCGGCGCTGCGCCCCAGCGTGGCACCGACCGCCAGGTCGCCGAGACGCTGCCCCCGCCGATCACGACCACGACCACCACACTGCCGCCCGAGTGGTCACTGCCGAAGAACTCGGGCGAGGGACGTCGCGTCGTCTACCGCAAGTCGTGGCCGATGCGGGTCTGGACGGTCGAGTCGACCGGAGCGGTGTCGAAGACGCACCTCGTCTCCGGTCGCGCGACCTGGAATCAGCCGCTCCCCGGCACCTACAGCGTGTTCTCCCGTTCGGGATACACCTGCAACATCAAGAACCCCAACCTGTGCTGGCGGTACATGGTGCGGTTCACCAAGGGGCCGGGCGGCGACAACATCGGCTTCCACGAGATCCCGACCGATCTCCGCACCGGCTACAAGGTGCAGTCGGAGAGCCAACTCGGCCTCGCCCTCTCCGGTGGGTGCGTCCGACAGCGCACCTCCGACGCCCTGTACATGTGGAACTGGGCCCCGGTCGGCACCAAGGTCGTCGTCCTCCCCTGA
- a CDS encoding LCP family protein, translating into MSDQPRRTWPQRLTFAFVLVVAFACFATAGALAAGQWVLSQRNLVVLDESSEVFVPSASETPVVMPGDTTTTLAPGETTTTTTIPLVEPDAANFLVTGADNGACDDQTDATIGDRSDIGERSDTIMIWRVNPVANQLAVLSFPRDLLVDLPSGRKGRINEAYRRNDPSLLIDTIQRNFGVPVDHYVQIDFCAFKRLVDAVGGVEIPFDAPAYDRKSGFVVDTTGCVNLEGDMALAYARSRYYYYEDPVGSGEFKQDPTSDFGRIARQQDFLRRVIAKVVNEGLYSPDVATAIINANAEYIVTDAELTPRRMLEFAATLRSLDPTTVTTYRIESTSETYSGQSVERPRIGGDNMQAILAVFRGEALLASAPDQTGDDDATTTTTTATTTTSIADDDETGDADETGDDEATATTVPTVETEENVAGVVPPRDVICN; encoded by the coding sequence ATGTCCGACCAGCCCCGCCGCACCTGGCCCCAACGCCTGACGTTCGCGTTCGTCCTGGTCGTCGCGTTCGCCTGCTTCGCCACGGCCGGCGCACTGGCAGCAGGCCAGTGGGTGCTGTCCCAGCGCAATCTCGTCGTGCTCGACGAGTCGTCCGAAGTGTTCGTGCCGTCTGCGTCGGAGACCCCGGTCGTGATGCCGGGCGACACGACCACCACCCTCGCTCCCGGCGAGACCACCACCACGACCACCATCCCGCTCGTCGAGCCGGACGCCGCCAACTTCTTGGTGACCGGCGCCGACAACGGTGCGTGCGACGACCAGACCGATGCCACGATCGGCGACCGCTCCGACATCGGCGAGCGCAGCGACACGATCATGATCTGGCGTGTCAATCCGGTCGCCAACCAGCTCGCCGTCCTGTCGTTCCCCCGCGACCTGCTCGTCGATCTCCCGAGCGGTCGCAAGGGCCGGATCAACGAGGCCTACCGTCGCAACGATCCGTCGCTGCTGATCGACACGATCCAGCGCAACTTCGGTGTCCCGGTCGACCACTACGTCCAGATCGACTTCTGTGCGTTCAAGCGCCTCGTCGATGCCGTCGGCGGTGTCGAGATCCCGTTCGATGCGCCTGCGTACGACCGCAAGAGCGGTTTCGTCGTCGACACGACCGGCTGCGTCAACCTCGAGGGCGACATGGCGCTCGCCTACGCCCGTTCCCGGTACTACTACTACGAGGACCCGGTCGGCTCGGGCGAGTTCAAACAGGACCCGACGTCCGATTTCGGCCGCATCGCCCGACAGCAGGACTTCCTCCGCCGCGTGATCGCGAAGGTCGTGAACGAGGGTCTCTACTCGCCCGACGTCGCGACGGCGATCATCAACGCCAACGCGGAGTACATCGTCACCGACGCCGAGCTGACACCCCGCCGCATGCTCGAGTTCGCCGCCACCCTGCGCAGCCTCGACCCGACGACGGTCACCACGTACCGCATCGAGTCGACCAGCGAGACGTACTCGGGCCAGAGCGTCGAACGCCCCCGGATCGGCGGCGACAACATGCAGGCGATCCTCGCCGTCTTCCGCGGTGAGGCGCTCCTCGCCTCCGCGCCGGATCAGACCGGCGACGACGACGCCACGACGACCACGACGACCGCAACCACCACGACCTCGATCGCCGACGACGACGAGACCGGCGACGCGGACGAGACCGGCGACGACGAGGCGACGGCGACCACGGTGCCGACGGTCGAGACCGAAGAGAACGTCGCCGGTGTGGTGCCGCCCCGCGACGTGATCTGCAACTGA